A stretch of Kyrpidia spormannii DNA encodes these proteins:
- the flhB gene encoding flagellar biosynthesis protein FlhB — MDESSGGRGAPSTGDRLNPEHKVAATPYLWDLQWFAEEKTEPPTPRRRQEARKEGQAARSADLTAALVLLAAVLAVRALGQTWIDEWRRLFAAFISGSPVQFSTPDGWLAWLGGQVMGVFSNLILFLLLPAAAGLATGFIQVGGLFAFKAVSPQWKRISPLEGFRRLFSLRSLVEGAKMILKIAILGGIGYSLARQIFESSGSLGGMDPTALAGWTGDQLWNVALEASLALLGLAILDAWYQRVSFERQLRMTKQEVKEEFKRTEGNPTIKRKIRERQRALAQRRMMQEVPKATVVITNPTHYAVALRYEPESMDTPVVIAKGADVWAWRIRETARRYGVPVVENPPLARRLHAMVEIGEAIPEVLFQAVAEVLAYVYRLRGWTGERRGSDR, encoded by the coding sequence ATGGATGAATCAAGCGGTGGACGGGGTGCTCCGAGCACTGGGGACCGGCTGAACCCGGAGCACAAGGTGGCGGCCACTCCCTATCTCTGGGACCTGCAATGGTTTGCCGAGGAAAAAACGGAACCTCCCACCCCCCGTCGCCGCCAGGAAGCCAGAAAGGAAGGTCAGGCGGCCCGCAGTGCGGACCTCACGGCGGCACTGGTTTTGCTTGCCGCGGTTTTGGCCGTCCGGGCCCTGGGCCAGACGTGGATCGATGAATGGCGGAGGTTGTTCGCCGCCTTTATCAGCGGTTCTCCGGTCCAGTTCTCGACGCCGGACGGGTGGCTGGCGTGGTTGGGTGGGCAGGTGATGGGGGTTTTTTCAAATCTTATTCTGTTTCTTTTGTTGCCGGCCGCAGCGGGGTTGGCCACGGGGTTCATCCAGGTGGGGGGACTTTTCGCGTTCAAAGCCGTGTCCCCCCAGTGGAAGCGGATTTCCCCTTTGGAGGGGTTCCGCCGGTTGTTCTCGCTCCGCTCCCTGGTGGAAGGAGCCAAGATGATTCTAAAAATCGCCATTCTCGGCGGCATCGGGTACAGCCTGGCCAGGCAAATTTTCGAAAGCTCCGGGAGTTTAGGAGGGATGGACCCCACGGCCCTGGCTGGGTGGACCGGCGACCAGTTGTGGAACGTCGCCCTCGAAGCGAGCCTCGCTCTGCTTGGACTTGCGATCCTCGATGCGTGGTACCAGCGGGTATCCTTCGAACGTCAACTTCGGATGACCAAACAAGAGGTCAAAGAGGAGTTCAAGCGCACCGAGGGCAATCCGACCATCAAACGCAAAATCCGGGAACGGCAACGGGCCTTGGCTCAGCGGCGGATGATGCAGGAGGTGCCGAAGGCGACGGTGGTTATCACGAACCCCACCCACTACGCCGTGGCCCTCCGGTATGAGCCGGAATCGATGGACACGCCGGTGGTCATCGCCAAAGGGGCTGATGTCTGGGCGTGGAGAATCCGAGAGACCGCCCGGCGCTACGGAGTCCCGGTGGTGGAAAATCCGCCCCTGGCCAGGCGGTTGCATGCCATGGTGGAGATCGGGGAGGCCATTCCCGAAGTGTTGTTCCAAGCGGTGGCGGAGGTGCTGGCATACGTGTATCGCCTCCGGGGGTGGACGGGCGAAAGGAGGGGGAGTGATCGATGA
- a CDS encoding flagellar biosynthetic protein FliR has protein sequence MISLAALVDQVQVWLLILARIIGWVMTAPVISSRAVPAPVQMGLAGVVALLVAQTVIPAQGAAVAGLALSAYLFEVVKQWLIGAAIGFMASVLFTAAEMAGQLIDIQMGFSMVTLFNPQFGTNGSILANWQMWLTSVVFLGIDGHLAMLSALLHSFEWIHLGAGIPVGPVAEVVARSVAVLFILGVQLAAPLLLTLLLIDVILAFVSRAAPQTNLLFVALPGKILVGWGVALGTLPVLILGIERVVGWMNQAVDGVLRALGTG, from the coding sequence ATGATTTCCCTGGCGGCGTTGGTGGATCAGGTTCAGGTGTGGCTATTGATCTTGGCCCGGATCATCGGATGGGTGATGACCGCCCCGGTGATTTCGAGTCGGGCGGTGCCGGCGCCTGTCCAAATGGGATTGGCTGGGGTTGTGGCTCTGTTGGTGGCGCAAACGGTCATTCCCGCCCAGGGGGCGGCGGTGGCAGGACTCGCGCTCAGTGCCTATCTGTTTGAGGTGGTGAAGCAGTGGTTGATCGGCGCTGCCATCGGGTTTATGGCTTCCGTTCTTTTTACAGCGGCCGAAATGGCCGGGCAACTCATCGATATCCAAATGGGTTTCTCGATGGTCACCCTCTTCAATCCCCAATTTGGAACCAATGGGTCGATCCTAGCCAACTGGCAAATGTGGCTGACCAGCGTCGTGTTTTTGGGAATCGACGGCCATCTGGCGATGCTCTCGGCTCTGCTTCACAGTTTCGAATGGATCCACCTGGGTGCGGGTATCCCGGTGGGACCGGTGGCAGAAGTGGTGGCCAGAAGCGTGGCGGTCTTGTTTATCCTTGGGGTTCAATTGGCGGCGCCCCTTCTGTTGACGCTCCTGTTGATCGATGTCATCCTGGCCTTTGTTTCCCGGGCGGCGCCCCAGACCAATCTGTTGTTTGTCGCCCTGCCCGGAAAAATTCTCGTCGGCTGGGGGGTTGCTCTGGGGACGTTGCCCGTGTTGATCCTCGGAATCGAGCGGGTGGTGGGATGGATGAATCAAGCGGTGGACGGGGTGCTCCGAGCACTGGGGACCGGCTGA
- a CDS encoding response regulator yields the protein MSRKVLVVDDAAFMRMMIKEILTKHGYEVVGEAVNGIQAVEKFQELRPDLVTLDITMPEMDGIEALKRIRAIDPEAKVIMCSAMGQQAMVIDAIQAGAKDFIVKPFQADRVLEAVRKTLG from the coding sequence GTGAGTCGCAAAGTTCTCGTCGTAGACGATGCCGCGTTCATGCGCATGATGATCAAGGAGATTCTGACCAAGCACGGGTACGAAGTGGTGGGCGAGGCGGTGAACGGCATCCAGGCTGTGGAAAAGTTTCAGGAACTTCGGCCGGATCTTGTCACCCTCGATATTACGATGCCCGAGATGGACGGGATCGAGGCGCTCAAGCGGATCCGGGCCATTGATCCGGAGGCGAAAGTGATCATGTGCTCGGCAATGGGGCAGCAGGCGATGGTGATCGACGCGATACAGGCCGGGGCCAAGGATTTTATCGTAAAGCCGTTTCAGGCGGATCGCGTTTTGGAAGCGGTCCGCAAGACTTTGGGATGA
- the fliQ gene encoding flagellar biosynthesis protein FliQ has protein sequence MSPDNVLQIGQETLRIAFLLSLPFLGFTLVVGLIISIFQAVTQIQEPTLTFLPKVLAVFAVILLLGPWMLHTLLDYTEGIFGQLSGFIR, from the coding sequence GTGAGTCCGGACAACGTGCTTCAGATTGGGCAGGAAACGCTGCGAATCGCCTTTTTATTGTCGCTGCCCTTCCTGGGCTTCACCCTGGTGGTGGGCCTGATTATAAGTATTTTCCAGGCGGTGACGCAGATTCAAGAACCGACCTTGACGTTCTTGCCAAAGGTGCTCGCTGTGTTCGCGGTGATTCTGCTGTTGGGGCCGTGGATGCTCCACACCCTGCTCGATTACACCGAGGGGATCTTCGGGCAGTTGTCCGGATTCATCCGATGA
- the fliO gene encoding flagellar biosynthetic protein FliO, with the protein MLAWPRTSLAVANSVEDAVRHAPPSTPSAPPPVPSLSLSFLKLGLGLLVILALIWLASRWLRGRWPKAAGSDSFRVLGVLPLGPGKAVHLIEVADRVLVLGVAQDIRLLEVIEDPQRKQSLQREEGKAPGFDRRLAEVLQKMADRRRTWLQKQRGMDGDD; encoded by the coding sequence TTGCTCGCGTGGCCACGTACGAGTTTGGCCGTGGCGAACTCTGTGGAAGATGCAGTCCGTCACGCTCCTCCCAGCACCCCTTCGGCGCCCCCTCCCGTGCCGTCTTTGTCGCTATCCTTTCTGAAGCTCGGGCTGGGTTTGCTGGTCATTCTGGCCCTCATCTGGCTCGCGTCCAGGTGGCTGCGGGGGCGCTGGCCGAAAGCGGCGGGGTCTGACAGCTTCAGAGTGCTGGGCGTCCTCCCTCTCGGACCAGGTAAAGCGGTTCATTTAATCGAAGTGGCAGACCGGGTGCTCGTGTTGGGGGTGGCCCAGGACATCCGCTTACTTGAAGTGATTGAGGATCCACAGCGGAAACAAAGCCTCCAAAGAGAGGAAGGGAAGGCCCCGGGCTTTGACCGCCGACTGGCCGAGGTCCTCCAAAAGATGGCCGATCGGCGCCGGACGTGGCTCCAGAAACAGAGGGGAATGGATGGGGATGACTGA
- the fliM gene encoding flagellar motor switch protein FliM gives MADVLSQREIDALLQALSSGEVSAEAMKEEEEQRRIRVYDFKRAMRFSKDQLRSLTRIYENYARMLSTYFSAQLRTWMHLDVISVEQLPYEEFIRSMPHLSTLLVVDLAPLSGRWVIGIGPDVAFVMLDRLLGGPGLELAGARAFTEIETTVFERSWSRSLEVLGDAWKGIVEDLRPTLSFIEFNPQFLQIAAPNDTVAVVSVSMRIMETTGLMHICMPHLTLERLLPKLSSQHMLGMGQVHRALDPAREEALRERLRAAPVEIRAVLGRTSIDFYDLMHLSAGDVIPLHQAVNRPVEIYVGDKVKYLGRPGVDHGRLAVQITEIADDEGGE, from the coding sequence GTGGCGGACGTCCTGTCGCAACGAGAGATCGACGCCCTTTTACAGGCCTTGAGTTCCGGCGAGGTTTCGGCGGAAGCCATGAAGGAGGAAGAAGAGCAGCGCAGGATCCGTGTCTATGACTTCAAACGGGCCATGCGATTTTCGAAAGATCAACTGCGCAGTCTGACCCGGATCTACGAGAACTACGCGCGGATGCTCAGCACGTATTTTTCGGCACAGTTGCGGACCTGGATGCACCTGGATGTCATCTCTGTCGAGCAACTGCCCTACGAGGAGTTTATTCGCTCCATGCCGCATCTTTCGACCTTGCTCGTGGTGGATCTGGCTCCGCTCAGCGGGCGGTGGGTGATCGGGATTGGACCGGACGTCGCCTTTGTCATGCTCGATCGCCTCCTCGGAGGGCCAGGGTTGGAACTGGCCGGCGCCCGGGCGTTTACGGAAATTGAGACTACAGTGTTCGAACGGTCGTGGAGCCGATCTCTCGAAGTGTTGGGCGATGCGTGGAAGGGCATTGTGGAGGACTTGCGGCCGACTCTGTCTTTTATCGAATTTAATCCCCAGTTTCTCCAGATTGCGGCGCCCAATGATACGGTGGCCGTGGTCTCCGTCAGTATGCGGATTATGGAGACCACCGGTTTAATGCACATATGTATGCCCCATCTGACCTTGGAGCGGTTGTTGCCGAAACTGAGTTCACAGCACATGCTGGGCATGGGGCAGGTGCACCGGGCACTGGATCCTGCGAGAGAGGAGGCGCTGCGGGAACGTTTGCGGGCTGCCCCGGTGGAAATCCGGGCGGTTTTGGGAAGGACCTCGATCGATTTCTACGACTTGATGCACCTCTCCGCCGGGGATGTCATCCCCCTTCATCAAGCCGTGAACCGGCCCGTGGAGATCTATGTCGGGGACAAGGTGAAATATCTTGGCCGCCCGGGAGTGGATCACGGCCGGCTCGCTGTTCAAATTACAGAGATCGCCGATGACGAAGGGGGTGAATAA
- a CDS encoding MinD/ParA family protein → MDQASELRKRMAHQSGPRGVSLKTAAVTSGKGGVGKSNVAVNVALALQQEHKNTLILDTDVGFANVNVLLGSGAGRTLLDLAQPGVLASDVVQTGPLGISWISGGTALPDWIQLSRDQVKVCFDKLMDLESTLDWVIVDTGAGLNESSLHLLESVDQILLVTTPEPTALADAYALIKVLVRRSLSARIRIVVNRCRTFSEGIQTFQRLVQVSKTFLSFEPGAMGYILEDPAVGRAVFRQTPFLLSAPDSRAAQCVRQIARRLMGGEDVAPAESPPSRRGWREFIWKLQHALGRG, encoded by the coding sequence ATGGATCAGGCATCCGAGTTGCGCAAAAGGATGGCCCATCAGTCCGGGCCCCGGGGAGTCTCGTTGAAGACCGCGGCGGTGACCAGCGGGAAAGGTGGGGTGGGAAAGTCCAACGTGGCCGTCAATGTCGCCTTGGCTCTTCAACAGGAGCACAAGAACACCCTCATCTTGGACACCGACGTCGGATTTGCCAACGTGAATGTTTTACTTGGAAGTGGTGCGGGCCGAACGTTGCTGGATTTGGCTCAGCCCGGGGTTTTGGCTTCAGATGTCGTCCAGACCGGCCCCCTAGGGATTTCCTGGATCTCAGGGGGCACGGCCTTGCCCGATTGGATCCAGCTTTCCAGGGATCAAGTCAAGGTGTGTTTCGATAAATTGATGGATTTGGAATCGACTCTCGACTGGGTCATCGTCGATACCGGCGCCGGGCTGAATGAATCGAGCCTTCACCTATTGGAAAGTGTGGATCAGATTCTGCTTGTGACAACCCCGGAACCCACAGCCCTTGCGGACGCCTACGCCTTGATCAAAGTACTGGTTCGGCGGTCCCTGAGCGCCCGCATTCGGATCGTGGTCAACCGGTGCCGGACGTTTTCGGAGGGGATACAAACGTTTCAACGATTGGTCCAGGTTTCGAAAACTTTTCTTTCTTTCGAGCCCGGTGCGATGGGGTATATTCTCGAGGATCCTGCGGTGGGACGGGCCGTTTTTCGACAAACGCCCTTTCTCCTGAGTGCTCCCGATAGCCGGGCTGCCCAGTGTGTACGACAAATCGCCCGCCGCCTGATGGGCGGTGAGGATGTCGCTCCGGCAGAGAGCCCCCCGAGTCGGCGCGGCTGGCGCGAGTTCATCTGGAAACTGCAGCATGCCCTCGGGCGCGGATAA
- the flhA gene encoding flagellar biosynthesis protein FlhA, with protein sequence MKRTDLAVLVGVIGIVVMMVIPLPPSLLDFLLVINLGVSLVVLLIAMNVREPLQFSVFPALLLLTTLYRLALNVSSTRSILSVGYAGEVIQTFGDFVVRGNVVVGLIVFAILAVIQFVVITRGAERVAEVAARFTLDAMPGKQISIDADLSSGLITEQEARERRRTVEREADFYGAMDGASKFVKGDAIASIIIVVINIIGGFIIGMAVNHQDFNTALSHYTLLSVGDGLVSQIPALLISTATGLVVTRAASDNNMGRDVITQLLSYPKMLFVVASALALLGILTPIGWVKTWPVAGVVAFGGWRMQSRLRADAAAQQAQEAKRETEEIRTPESVVSMVPVDPVEFEFGYGLIPLADAAQGGDLLDRVVMIRRQLALELGVVLPVVRIRDNIQLQPDEYVIKIRGSEVARGRLMLGYYLAISPGVDDPRVVGVATKEPAFGLPALWIGPEMRERAELSGYTVVDPPSVVATHLTEVLKRHAYELIGRQETRQLIDALRRHHAALVDEVVPNVVGYGEVQKVLSNLLREGVPIRDLATIVETLADAVKTTHDPELLTEFARQALRRTITQRWAAPGKPLTAITLHPGLERQIAESIHRGDFGAYVVLDPRVHQQMVGQLVDQVRRAMAAGQHPVIVTSPHIRSHVRRLLERTLPDVAVLSYQEIDPAVDVETAGVVNVS encoded by the coding sequence ATGAAACGGACAGATTTGGCCGTTTTGGTCGGCGTGATCGGAATTGTGGTCATGATGGTCATCCCGTTGCCTCCTTCTCTGCTCGATTTCTTGCTCGTGATCAATTTGGGGGTGTCCCTGGTTGTTCTCCTGATTGCGATGAACGTCCGGGAGCCCTTACAGTTTTCGGTGTTCCCAGCCCTTTTGTTGCTCACGACTTTATATCGTCTCGCCCTGAACGTCTCGTCCACCCGGTCGATTTTGTCCGTGGGCTACGCCGGAGAAGTCATTCAGACCTTTGGCGACTTCGTGGTGCGGGGTAACGTGGTGGTCGGGCTGATCGTGTTCGCCATCCTTGCGGTGATCCAGTTTGTGGTTATCACCCGGGGCGCTGAGCGGGTGGCGGAAGTAGCGGCCCGGTTTACCCTGGACGCCATGCCGGGTAAACAGATCAGTATCGACGCTGATCTGAGCTCGGGCTTGATTACCGAACAAGAAGCCCGGGAGCGCCGGAGGACGGTGGAACGAGAGGCCGATTTCTACGGCGCCATGGATGGCGCCAGCAAATTCGTCAAAGGGGATGCCATTGCTTCGATCATCATCGTGGTGATCAATATCATCGGGGGATTCATCATTGGGATGGCCGTCAACCATCAGGATTTCAACACGGCCCTCAGTCATTACACCCTGCTGTCAGTGGGGGACGGTCTGGTGAGCCAAATCCCCGCCCTGCTGATCTCGACCGCCACCGGACTGGTGGTGACCCGGGCCGCCTCCGACAACAACATGGGGCGAGATGTCATCACCCAGTTGTTGTCCTACCCGAAAATGCTTTTCGTGGTGGCTAGTGCACTGGCTCTTCTCGGAATTCTGACCCCCATTGGGTGGGTGAAGACCTGGCCCGTCGCTGGGGTGGTCGCGTTTGGAGGATGGAGGATGCAGAGCCGACTCCGGGCGGATGCCGCCGCACAACAGGCGCAGGAGGCGAAACGGGAGACCGAAGAGATTCGGACGCCGGAAAGTGTCGTCTCCATGGTGCCGGTGGATCCGGTGGAATTCGAATTCGGTTATGGGCTGATTCCCTTGGCTGACGCCGCCCAGGGCGGCGACCTTTTGGACCGGGTGGTCATGATCCGACGCCAGTTGGCCCTGGAGCTCGGGGTGGTGCTTCCGGTGGTTCGAATTCGGGACAACATTCAGTTGCAACCGGACGAGTACGTGATCAAAATCCGAGGATCCGAAGTAGCAAGGGGCCGATTGATGCTGGGCTATTATCTGGCCATCAGTCCGGGGGTGGACGATCCCCGGGTGGTGGGGGTGGCGACAAAGGAACCCGCTTTCGGGCTCCCGGCGCTGTGGATTGGGCCGGAGATGAGAGAGAGAGCGGAGCTTTCAGGGTACACCGTGGTGGACCCGCCTTCAGTGGTGGCCACCCATCTGACCGAAGTCCTGAAGCGCCACGCCTATGAACTGATCGGACGCCAAGAAACCCGCCAGTTGATCGACGCCCTTCGCCGACATCACGCGGCCTTGGTGGACGAAGTGGTGCCGAACGTGGTGGGGTACGGCGAGGTCCAAAAAGTGCTCTCCAATCTTTTGCGGGAGGGAGTGCCCATCCGGGATTTGGCCACCATCGTGGAAACCTTGGCCGACGCCGTGAAGACCACCCACGATCCTGAACTGTTGACGGAGTTCGCCCGCCAGGCCCTGCGGAGAACCATTACCCAGCGATGGGCCGCCCCGGGCAAGCCTCTCACCGCTATCACCCTTCATCCGGGGCTCGAACGGCAGATCGCGGAATCGATTCACCGAGGGGATTTTGGCGCCTATGTGGTCCTCGATCCCCGGGTCCACCAACAGATGGTCGGGCAGTTGGTGGATCAGGTGCGGCGCGCCATGGCAGCAGGACAGCATCCCGTCATTGTCACCTCGCCACACATCCGGTCTCATGTGCGTCGCTTGTTGGAGCGTACTCTGCCCGACGTAGCGGTGTTGTCTTACCAAGAGATCGATCCGGCGGTGGATGTTGAAACGGCAGGGGTGGTGAATGTATCGTGA
- the fliY gene encoding flagellar motor switch phosphatase FliY: MLSQDEIDALLRGGGAMTPPQQGETLSDMERDALGEIGNISFGTAATALSTLLNRRVEITTPMVSVAKTQELGSEFPVPHVAVQVQYTAGFEGLNALFIRPEDARIIADLMMGGQGAPPEGELDELQLSAVSEAMNQMMGSAATSMSQMFNMKINISPPTARIVDFQKETPGELFSGEEVVVKVAFRLIVADLIDSHIMQIIPLSFAKKMVTALMGPQDSASPSATAPSQTPGTQPSTGTGAPSPTEASGQQTVSPQEKAVADRPGGYHEAGTSQTEVAASAQTVVKPVEFGPLHSPGAETPRMDNLDLLLDVSLTVSVELGRTRQSVREVLSWSLGSVVELDRLAGEPVDIYVNQKLIAKGEVVVIDENFGVRVTDIVHPRDRMRGVQQGG, encoded by the coding sequence ATGTTATCTCAGGATGAAATCGACGCGCTTCTTCGGGGAGGAGGGGCCATGACGCCTCCGCAACAAGGAGAAACCCTGAGCGACATGGAGCGGGACGCCCTCGGGGAGATTGGCAACATCAGTTTCGGAACTGCCGCCACGGCCCTGTCTACCCTTTTAAATAGACGGGTGGAAATCACCACGCCAATGGTGAGTGTGGCCAAAACCCAGGAACTGGGCAGCGAATTTCCCGTGCCCCATGTTGCGGTGCAGGTCCAGTATACCGCGGGTTTTGAGGGGCTCAACGCTTTGTTTATCCGCCCGGAGGACGCCCGGATCATTGCTGATCTCATGATGGGTGGTCAAGGAGCTCCCCCGGAAGGCGAGCTCGATGAATTGCAGCTCAGTGCGGTGAGTGAAGCGATGAACCAGATGATGGGGTCGGCGGCCACCTCCATGTCCCAGATGTTTAACATGAAAATCAACATTTCGCCGCCCACGGCCCGAATTGTGGATTTTCAAAAGGAAACGCCGGGGGAGCTGTTTTCCGGAGAAGAAGTCGTGGTGAAGGTGGCTTTTCGCCTCATCGTCGCTGATCTCATCGACTCGCACATCATGCAGATCATTCCTCTCAGCTTCGCCAAGAAAATGGTGACGGCGCTAATGGGGCCGCAGGACAGTGCGAGTCCTTCTGCCACGGCACCATCGCAAACCCCGGGAACTCAGCCGTCCACAGGGACAGGTGCCCCGTCTCCTACAGAGGCTTCCGGCCAGCAAACCGTCTCCCCCCAAGAGAAGGCTGTGGCGGATCGGCCGGGGGGTTATCACGAAGCCGGGACCTCCCAAACCGAGGTGGCTGCCAGCGCGCAGACCGTCGTCAAGCCGGTGGAATTCGGCCCTCTGCACTCCCCTGGTGCCGAAACGCCCCGGATGGATAACCTCGATCTTTTGCTCGACGTATCCCTCACGGTGAGTGTCGAGCTTGGCCGCACCCGTCAGTCTGTTCGGGAGGTTCTGAGCTGGTCCCTGGGATCTGTGGTGGAATTGGATCGCCTGGCCGGGGAGCCGGTGGATATTTACGTCAACCAGAAATTGATCGCAAAAGGGGAAGTTGTGGTCATCGACGAAAACTTTGGAGTGCGGGTGACAGACATTGTACACCCCCGCGATCGAATGCGCGGTGTACAGCAGGGAGGGTGA
- the flhF gene encoding flagellar biosynthesis protein FlhF produces MRIKRFTAEDMATAMARVRDELGGEAVILNTREVPASRWVPWRRRKRIEIVAAVEDGGGQGAKGPAPTGPRSNPRPEVNFLSGPDPGEVGAEFTRGNLYRDPLTGSSGRSGVSGDVRDLTDAGWRELIRKIAASGESPAARALVHLAEGLVAGGMDERRARALAEQAVISIPDDGSWEISHMVEQLQEIVRSQLQPWVGSPMAAESRVIALAGPTGVGKTTTIAKLAAIETLDAGRRVALITADTYRIAAVDQLRTYAQIIGIPCFVVYTPEEMRRTVGELAEYDRIFVDTAGRNYTQREHALSLREMLQAAKPDETYLVLSLSGKGRDLYRTVEALREVAIDKYLFTKADETESLASAVDLILAESRPVAYITTGQGVPDDIIEADAAYLAQRLF; encoded by the coding sequence GTGAGGATCAAACGATTTACTGCCGAAGATATGGCGACAGCCATGGCCCGGGTTCGGGACGAGCTCGGGGGAGAGGCGGTGATTCTCAACACGAGGGAAGTGCCGGCCTCTCGTTGGGTTCCCTGGCGGCGGAGAAAGCGGATTGAAATCGTGGCCGCCGTAGAAGATGGGGGCGGACAAGGGGCGAAGGGACCGGCGCCCACCGGGCCCCGGTCGAACCCCCGCCCTGAGGTGAATTTTTTATCAGGTCCCGATCCCGGGGAGGTAGGGGCTGAGTTCACACGGGGCAATTTGTACCGGGATCCATTGACGGGCTCCTCGGGACGCTCCGGTGTTTCGGGCGATGTCCGGGACCTGACCGATGCGGGGTGGCGAGAGCTCATCCGCAAGATCGCGGCCTCGGGGGAATCCCCGGCAGCCCGGGCCCTCGTACACTTGGCCGAAGGCCTGGTGGCCGGCGGCATGGACGAGCGCCGGGCCCGGGCTCTGGCCGAGCAGGCGGTTATCTCGATTCCCGACGACGGGTCCTGGGAAATATCGCATATGGTCGAGCAGCTGCAGGAGATTGTCCGCAGCCAGCTTCAGCCCTGGGTCGGCTCACCCATGGCGGCGGAGTCTCGGGTGATTGCCTTGGCTGGGCCCACGGGGGTTGGGAAAACCACCACGATAGCGAAACTCGCGGCTATCGAGACTTTGGACGCCGGTCGCCGGGTGGCCTTGATCACAGCGGATACGTACCGCATTGCCGCCGTCGACCAACTGCGAACCTACGCCCAGATCATTGGTATACCTTGCTTCGTCGTGTACACCCCCGAGGAAATGCGGCGCACGGTGGGGGAGTTGGCAGAATATGACCGCATCTTCGTGGATACTGCGGGGCGCAATTACACCCAGCGTGAACACGCGTTGTCGTTGCGCGAAATGCTTCAGGCCGCAAAGCCCGACGAGACCTACCTCGTCTTAAGCCTGTCTGGTAAAGGCCGGGATTTGTACCGGACGGTGGAGGCACTCCGGGAGGTGGCGATCGACAAATACCTGTTCACCAAGGCGGATGAAACGGAAAGCTTGGCCTCGGCGGTTGATCTCATACTGGCAGAATCCCGACCCGTGGCATACATCACGACCGGGCAAGGCGTTCCGGACGACATTATCGAAGCGGATGCCGCTTATCTGGCACAGCGGCTCTTTTAG
- the fliP gene encoding flagellar type III secretion system pore protein FliP (The bacterial flagellar biogenesis protein FliP forms a type III secretion system (T3SS)-type pore required for flagellar assembly.), producing the protein MGMTDLRCYKHVGMKIAVVLAAFLVMKTGYALAAPADPTAIIPGLPSTLQPDSSPQGVAGTLQLILLITVLSLAPGILVMITSFTRMIVVLSFVRSALAVQQTPPNQVLIGLALALTFFVMAPTLSQVNQQAVQPYLRGELSQTQAIARAEVPFKHFMAKQTREKDLQLFLDYRNVALPARVEDIPMSLLVPAYTISELKTAFEIGFMIFIPFLIIDMVISSVLMAMGMLMLPPVIVSLPFKILLFVLADGWYLIVKSLLAGYV; encoded by the coding sequence ATGGGGATGACTGATCTTCGATGTTATAAGCACGTGGGAATGAAGATTGCCGTCGTCCTGGCGGCTTTCCTGGTGATGAAGACGGGGTACGCCCTGGCTGCGCCGGCGGACCCGACCGCTATCATTCCTGGATTGCCGTCCACGCTACAACCTGATTCTTCCCCTCAAGGGGTCGCGGGCACCCTTCAGCTTATCTTACTGATCACCGTTCTTTCCCTGGCTCCCGGGATTCTCGTCATGATCACGAGTTTTACCCGGATGATCGTGGTGCTCTCTTTTGTGCGAAGCGCCCTCGCGGTGCAGCAGACCCCTCCGAATCAAGTGTTGATCGGCCTTGCCTTGGCCCTGACCTTTTTCGTCATGGCCCCGACTTTGTCCCAGGTCAATCAGCAGGCCGTTCAGCCGTATCTCCGGGGGGAATTGAGCCAGACCCAGGCCATTGCCCGGGCCGAGGTGCCCTTTAAACATTTTATGGCCAAGCAGACCCGGGAAAAGGACTTGCAATTGTTCTTGGATTACCGAAATGTGGCCCTTCCGGCCCGGGTGGAGGACATCCCCATGTCGTTGTTGGTGCCGGCGTATACCATCAGTGAACTGAAGACCGCTTTCGAGATCGGATTCATGATCTTTATCCCGTTTCTCATCATCGACATGGTGATTTCGAGTGTTCTCATGGCTATGGGCATGTTGATGCTCCCACCGGTTATCGTGTCGTTGCCCTTTAAAATTCTTTTGTTCGTTCTGGCGGACGGCTGGTATTTGATCGTGAAATCGCTCCTGGCGGGCTACGTGTGA